ATTTTATACGCAGTGCCGGAAAGATCGTCTCCTGTGACGAGATCATAGAGAATGTATGGAGTGATGATAGTGCACCTACCCATGCGACCATTAGGACTTACATCAAAAACCTGAGAAAGATGTTTAAAAAAGAGTATTTTGAGAATATCAAAGGAGAGGGATATCGTTTTAACATCGTATGAGCGCAGATCGCTGGTCCGCTTCCTGACACTGTATCTCGGATCGGTTTTTGTCCTGCTGGCTATTATCGGCTATCTCTTCTTTGAGAATAACAAAGCTGCCATGCAGTCGGCGACCAAATTCGAGATGATGTACCAGTCGCGCATGATCTTTTCCAGGATCGTTCTTGAAGCAATGCTGCATGTTAACGGCGGGATGAAAGTGAGGGAGCGTGATCGGTTCCTGAAAGGTCTGAAACACTGCCGTTTTGACGTGGGGTATTACAATGAAGATGGAAAAGCGATCTATACGGAGATACCGGAGCCTGTAGATTTCACGAAAGATTTTTACATTGAAAACGGCCAATGCTATACAGTGACACGCAATGAAAGTGTGCATTTGGGGATCAAGTATATTGTATTGAAGGAGGGTGCTCTTTCTGCGCAGATACAGGCACTGCGTATTAAGATCATCGGGTATCTGGTTCTTTCATTCATTCTGATGGGTGTCGTAGGCTATTTCCTTGGAAGACTGTTCCTTCAGCCTGTCAGGGAGCAGATAGAGTCTCTCGACCGATTTATTGCTGACACGACCCATGAACTCAATACTCCACTTTCAGCCATACTGATGACAGTACAGAGTCTCAGGGGTATTGATGAAAAAAAACGAAAACGGCTTGAAGCAAGTGCCAAGCGTCTGAGTGTCATGTACAGTTCTCTGACGTACAGGCTTGAGGGGAAGGTAGAGCCCGATGAATGGCTTCGACTCGACAAGATCATAGAGGCACGCTTAGAATATGTGCGTGATCTGACTGCATCCAAGCGTCTTGGAGTGAAAATAGATCTTGAACCTACTCTGATTCACATGAATAGGCAGGGTGCAGAGAGGCTCATAGACAACCTTTTGAGCAATGCCATCAAATACTCGGATGCGGGTGACAGTGTGACTATCACACTCAAGAACAATGTTTTAAAGGTTAAAGATACGGGTATTGGAATAGACAAGGAAAAGCAGGCGGATATCTTCAAGAGGTTCCACCGGGCAAATGAAGAGCGGGGAGGCTTCGGCATAGGGCTTGACATCGTACTTTCCATCTGCAGGAAGTACAGGATCAAACTGGAACTTGATTCTAAAAAAGGTGAGGGGAGTACATTTATTCTCACTTTCCCTTCAAAGTAAAAGCTACTGTCCTTCGACCGTCTCCATCAGTATACCGATGATATCGGTCATGGTCAGGATACCCTGAAGTTCATTGCTGTCAAGTACGAGAAGGCGTTTGATGCTGCTTTTGACCATCATTCGTGCGGCATATTTGACATTGAGCTTTGCAGACACAGAGAAGGCCGGTGTCGAAGCGATATCGTAGACATTGAGAAGGTCGATATCACCGTCTTCTGCAACAATACTTTGTAGAATGTTCTTAAAAGTAACCAGGCCATATGCGCTGTCCGGTTTTGTTTTGTCTACGATGACCGAGCGTACGGAGTGCTTTTTCATAAGGTTAAGCGCTTCTCTTACCGGAGCCATGGGTGAGACTATGACCAGTTTCTCTTTGGGTGTCATAACTGCTTCTACTAACATTGTTTATCTCCTATAGTGTGATTTTGATATCGTCTTCAAATTTGTGAAGTTCATCATTGTCCAGTCCTGCCACATGGCTCAGCGGAAGGGTAAATGCAAGGCCGCTGTTCTCATGGTTGTCCAGATCGAAGGCAAGGCGAAGGGCTTTCATGACCCGCATGGAGAGCCGCTTGGGAAGGATGAAAAGCAGAACGGAAACATTCTCTTCCAGCGTAAGCCCGAAAAATACCTTCTTCTCCTGCAATCCTATATTTCTCCCGTGTACGATGGTGACCGTTCCTGCACCGGCTTCTTTGGCCACTTTGATCGCATCTTCCTCATCCTTGTCCTGGATGATGGCTATGAGTGCTGTGAATTTCATTTCTTCTCCTGCTCTGTTGATTTTTCTTGCGCCAAAAGACGCTTTTTGTAATATTCCGCATGTATTCCGTACCCCATAACCGTCAGCATAGGGAAGAGGGAAGCAAAGGCGATGAGGCCAAAACCATCGATAAGCGGATTACGTCCCTCGATATTTTCTGCCAGCCCCAGTCCCAGCGCCGCAACCAGGGGAACGGTCACGGTCGAAGTGGTCACCCCACCGCTGTCATAGGCGATGGGTACGATATAGTTTGGTGCGAAATAGGTAAAGATGATTACAAATATATACCCTGCGATGATATAGTAGTGTATCGGATCACCTGCGACGATACGGTAGGCACCCAGACCAATACCTATGGCAACACCTAACGCTACCACCATTCTAAGTACATTTTGTTTAATGTTCCCTTCACTGATCTCCTCGGCCTTGATGGCAATGGCAAGAAGTGCCGGTTCTGCCATGGTCGTCGAAAAACCGATGAGGAAAGCGAACAGATAGATAAGCAGGTTGTTGTTCATGTCGGTCAGCTGGTATGCGATCGTTTCACCGATGGGGAAAAGTCCCATTTCCAGACCTACGATAAACGCATAGAGTCCGAGTATCACCATAAGGATACCGGTAATGATACGGTGCAAATGCGCCACCTGCTTCTTGATGATAACGTACTGAAAAAAGAAGATGACAGCGATGATGGGAGCCACATCTTTTATAGTACCTATGAGGTCAAAAAAGAGATCGCTCCATACAAAATGGTCTATTGTTGGTGCATGTTCTGCTGCAGTCTGGACGGCTGTCTGTACCGCAGCAGCGGGATCTGCAGATGAATAGGCAAGTATACCGTAGAGCTGAACGAAGATCATCGGTGTGAGCGAAGCAAACGCGATAAGTCCGAAACCGTCGATGGCAGGATTCCTCCCCTTGATACTTGAAGCCAGCCCGATACCAAGGGCCGCAACCAGAGGTACGGTTACAGTCGAAGTGGTCACTCCTCCGCTGTCATAGGCCAGACCTATGATCTCGGGTGGTGCAAAGAAGGTAATGGCAACCACCAATATGTACCCTCCTATAATATAGTAGGAGATGGGATGTCCCAGCAGGATACGCAGGACACCCAGCGCAATGGCAAAGCCTACCGAGAGGGCTACTGTCATACGCAGCCAGAAGGCGTCTATGAGACCGTGTGAGATCATGGCGGCCTTGTTGGCGATGGCGATGAGCGCCGGTTCCGCGACAGTTGTTGAAAAGCCTATGGTGAAAGCGAAGGTCAAAAGCCAGAAGATGGAACCTTTTCTTGCAAAGTCCACAGCCAGCCCTTCCCCGATGGGAAAGATCCCCAGTTCCAGTCCCCTGATGAACAGCGCCAGCCCCACGGCGACAATGGTCAGGCCGATAACGATGGAGAGAAGGTTGTCGGGTACCGCACGGATGATCGCTCCCTGGAACAGTGCCACGACAATGATGATGGGAAGCAGGTCCATAAAGGAGTTCTTCAGGTCCCCGGCAAATATCTTCAGGCTTTCTTTCATGGAAAGAATTATAACCAAGAGAACTTCTGCTTGTGCTATGTTAATAGAGAAGTCCTGTCTTTCTTTAACGGAATGTTACTTTCTACTCTTCCTGGAGCCAATCTATTAAATTAATAATAATTATCAATTTAATTATTTTTTAAGAAAATAATGGGTACATTACAAATACGATAATAAATATCAAAATTATAAACAAGGAAAAAATATGAAAAAATTAACGTGGATAACGAGTATGGCGGCTGTACTGGCTACAGGAGCTACAGCGGCATCTCTTGAAGAAAGAGTGGCAGCACTTGAAGAGAAGAATGATACGCTGACCGAAGAGGTCCTTGCCACACAGACAGGAGGATTTACGCTGGTTGATACGGCAAAACAGTACAACGGTATGGGACCTGCAGCATCAAAGGTCTACTTTGCAAAGAACCCGCTCTCGATCGGTGGTTACGGTGAGATGTACTATGCCAACCCGGAAGGAAGCGACGACTATGCGGATGTTTACAGATTTGTCACCTACTTTGGTTACAAGTTCTCGGACAATGTGATTCTTAATGCAGAGATCGAGTATGAACACGGTGCCAATGCAGAAGATGGTGGAGAGATAGCGGTGGAGTTCATGTATCTGGATTTTTTATGGAAAGAGGAGATTAATTTCAGACTAGGTAATGTATTGGTACCTATGGGATTGGTCAATCTTAGGCATGAACCGATTCTTTTCAATACGGTGCAGAGACCAGAAGTGGAGAACAAACTGCTGCCTAGTACTTGGCATGAGAACGGTGCGCTTGTCTACGGTCGATTTGGTGATAGCGGTCTGGAATATACCGCAGGAGTAATCAATGCGCTAAATCTCAACAATGAGAAAACCGCCAACGCGAGCAATGGATGGATCCGAAGCGGCAGACAGGGATCCAAAGCAACAGCAGCATTTGATCCTGCATTTGTCGGCAGGGTTGATTATACTGGCATCAATGGTCTGCTTATAGGGGCATCAATTTACTATGGTGGTGCCTCTAACCTGAAAGATGATCCTGCCAACGATGTTTCCGGATTGAACACTACAATGTTCGATATTCATGCCAATTATGAGAATGGGCCGTTCAGAGCGTACGGACTCTATACACAGACAACACTTGACGGTGCAGAGAAGATCAGTACTTCCGCAGTAGAGGAAGCGAATGGTTTCTATGTGAACCTTTCATATGATGTAGGTACTTTGGCAGGACTCGAGTATAAGATTCCGGTCTTTGTACAGTATGAGGACTTTAACCCGGTCGCATCAACAGTAGACGGGTTGAATGAAGAGAAATATAAGACAAATACGACTACAATCGGTATGAATTTCTTCCCGGTAGATCAGGTTGTTCTCAAGGCCGACTATGTGATGAAAGAAGTTAATAACGAAGACCAGAATGTCTTCTCTGCGGGACTTGGATTTGTCTTTTAGGAAGGCATTCTTATTGAAAGGAGCGTGATGAAAACTCTTTCTATATTATTGTGCTTATTCGGCTTTTGTTGGGCATCACCACTTTCTGCCAATATCAAGGTAGAACAGGTAGCCAAGAGTTCATTTGCTTCGGTGAGTGACATCGAGGCCAAACGGATCATCCTGACCAAAGAGCAGCACAAGCAGGTGCAGCAACGTGCTAGGGCTAAAGTAACTACTAAAGTCTATCGCTACTATCTGTTCAAGAGCGGAGGTAAAACCGTAGGGTACGGCATACTGATCAGCAGAAAAGTAAGAACGAAGATGGCAACAGTACTATATGGATTCACGCCTGCTGGTACACTGAAGTTCTCCGAGATCATGGCCTTTGGCGAACCACCCGAGTTTATCCCTAACGATACCTGGATGGGACAGTTCAAGAACAAAGGCCGCAATGCGCCGCTCAAGATGGGAAAGGATATCCCTACTATTAGCGGGGCAACGCTTTCTGCACGCAATATTTCCGATGGTGCCAGGATCGCCAGGGCATTGTTTGAGATAGCATCTAAGAAATAAGCCAATGAAATTTCTCATCACTAAAGACTTGGCGCACTCGCAACTGCTGGCCTACCTGATGGCCGGGGTGCTGATTGCGATATTTCTTTACCTGTGTCTTGATGTTGTGCTGCACTCTTATGTGATAGGTACTGACATGACGGAAATCCATACCACACTGTTCGGAAATGAAGAAACGTTCGAAGAGCCGATCCTAATTGACTCCTTACTGCTTCAGGTGCACATAGATCTTTTCATGACCATCTTTGTACTGGTGATACTCGCTGCCATTTACATCCGGCTGCATAACGCAACGGTAAGTATGAAGTGGATACTACATACCCTGTTTATACTGGGGTTGGCAGCACCACTTCTACTGCTGGGAGCCTATTTCTGGGCTGAAGCCTTTGTGCTGGTCTGGGCAGGATCGTTCCTGCTTTGGCATCTTTTGGCTTTTTGGGTCTGCCTTTCCATTTTCCCACGTTTAAAGTTCAGATGAAAAAGCTTAGCTATTTCAATATACCCATTGCCTATCTGCTGCTCTATACGGTAGTGATACTTGCTACGGGTGTATGGCTCTTTTTGCTCTCACAGGGACTGAACAGTGTTGAAGGGATCACTGGTGCCCTGAAGAAAGTGATCAGTACCCCTGAGCCCAAAAGTATGCATAATCTGGTAGAGGTAGCAACACCCCATCTCTTTGCTATGGGCATGCTTATTTTTGTTGTTGCGCATTTTATGCTTTTCAGTACGAAGATCTCCCAGAAAGTGTCATTGGCCGTGGCAATGGTTCTGTTCATACTTGCATTTTTTAATATTCTCTCCTATGGTGCCATCGCTTTTGGTCTGGTGGCATCAGGAGGGATCAAGCTGCTTACGATGGGAGTGTTTGTCGGGGTGTTTTTGGTGTTGCTTGGAATGGTAGCGGTTTCATTATAAAATATGTTGCGCATTGGAATGCATCCTACGCGGGTTTGTTGTATTTCAACCTTATTAACCCCTCCAAATTCCCATCAATGATATTTCCGTCAGGCTCTACTAGAACATATCCAATTTCATTGTGCTCTTTCAGGAACTGCAGGGCTTTGGCTTTTGGCATGACAGAGACGGCGGTAGCATAGGCATCGATCCTGCTATTATTCGCTCTGGTAAAGAGCGAGACTGAAACGAATGCCTTCCCCTGTGAAGCCGTTTTGGGGTCGATGAGGTGGTGTTCGCTCTTTTTGGTGGCGTACCGCCGGTAGGTCCCGCTGGTCGAAACGGAGAGGTCGGGTACTTTGGAGGTTACCTTTGCAAATGTTTCTTCAGTGAAAGGGGATTGCAGGTATATCTCGCAGGTACCAATACAGCGTATGTCACCGCTGAGTGCCATGATGCCGCCAGTGATATTTCTTTCAGACAAATATGCAGCAGCTTTGTCGACTGCATATCCTTTCCCTATACCCCCAAGGTCGAGGGTAATGTTTTTATCGGTAGTGATGAATGCTTGGCCTATATGAATGCTGTTGATATTCAATGGAGCGTTCTTCAGTGCTTTTTTGTCGGGTGATAACGGTTTTTCCTCACCGAAATGATAGAGATTTTTGGAAATGGAGCCGATAGTTACATCGAAGTACCCGTCAGTATCTTTGTAATAATGTTTTGAAAGCCTCAGTGCCTCTGCAAGATAGCTGTCATAGGGAACTTTGTGTGTTACATTCAACTGATAGAGCATGGCTGTGTGGTTATAGGTCGAGAGTGAATGTTCTATTTCTCCGATCAGTTCGAACGTTTTACTGATCTCCTGGTTGCTGTTTTTGGGAAGGGTGATGGTCGCATAGGTACCCATAAGCATCTGCATGCGTGTGAGCATGGGTTTCTCCGCAAAGAGGAAAAGCGGAAGGAGGAAAAGAAGAAGCGTACGTATCATCTCTTCTCTAAGAACTTGACGATACTTTCAAAGTCCTTCTCATGTCCGAAACAGCTGTTGGAGTTGCAGAGCATAAAACCGTTGTTGGTATCGTTCTTGAAAAAGGTGAAAGGGTAGGTGATCTCATCAAGTTGTGAAATATGCGGCAGTAGTGCATCGGTCTGCGCTTTGATGATGATGTCGTCCTTGAGGTAACGGATGGCCATCAGGCTCATTTTTGGGGTGGAGATTGGCTGTCTCATAATGTCGTAGGAATGGATCTCGAGTGTTTTGAAAACGAATTTTTTGTATACCGTATCGACCAGTGAGGAGAGAGAGTGAAGTACGGAGGTCATCGTGGCAACAGAAGAGGGATAGGAGCTGTCGTAAATGTCGGCGTCTGTCTCGAACTCGCCTCTGGAGAATTTCCACTTTCCATGCTGATAGTACTTTTCTATGGCATTGTTCGCCAGTTTGGTTGCCAGTACAAGGTGGCTTTCGTCCAGTGTGCTTTCATAGGCTTCGATAAGTGTTTCTCCCAGATAGGCATAATCTTCGAGAAATGCCTGAATCTTCGGCTCTTTGCCTATCAGTGTCGAGTGAAAGAGCTGTGAGTTGATATACATGGTATCGAGCAGTTTCTCCAGAGATCTTTTTGCCTGTTTGAGGTACTTCTTTTCCACTCTTCCCGCTCTGAAAAGAGTACTGATCATCATCGCATTCCACGAGACGATCACTTTGGTATCGATGAAAGGGTAGACACGTTTTTCATCCCTTCTTTTTTGCAAAGCCTCTATGGCTTTTTCATAATAGGGAATGTCTATCTTCGCAGGGTCATCCACTCTGACGATATTCTTGCCTTCAAAGTTTCCTTCCGGTGTGATATGCAGTGCTTTGGCCAGTTTGGCATGGGCCTTTTCGGGGATGCCCGCTTTGGAGAATGACTTGAGCGCCTTCTCGTAAGTATAGACAAAATATTTCCCTTCCTGACCCTCGGTATCGGCATCTGAAGCGGAGTAGAAAAGATCATTCTCGCACATTTTACTGAGCATGAAATCAATGGTCTCAAAAGCAACCTCTCTGTAGAACTCATTGTGTGTCACATGATAGGCCTGAAGATAGACAGAGGCAAGCAGCGCATTGTCGTAGGTCATCTTTTCAAAATGGGGTACCAGCCACTCGTTGTCGGTGGAGTAACGGCAGAATCCGCCCTCCACAAGATCTCTCAGTCCGCCCCTTGCCATAGAGGAGAGAGATTGGGCAGCCATGTTGAGTGCTTCTTTTTCCGCTGTAATACGGTAGAGGTTCAGCAGAAGTTCAAGGGTGGAAGCCTGGGGGAACTTGGGGGCTTTGTTGAAACCTCCCTCTTTGCTGTCGAAAAGCTGTTCAGCCTGTTTGAGGACCCTTGCCATGATGCTCTCATCGAGTTTGGTCGCCTGTATGCTCTTCTCCTGAGGGTTGAGGTGTTTGAGTATCTTGTCCGCTTCGTTGACCAGCACCTGTTTCTCATTTTTGTATTTGTCTGCGATAACTTCAAGCAGGGAAGAGAAGCTCATCATACCGTACTTGGGTTCATCGGGGATGTAGGTCGCCGAGTAGAACGGTTTGAGTTCTTCGGTCAGGAAGATGGATGTGGGCCATCCTCCGGGACGGCCGTTCATCAGCTGGTAAACGCTCTGAAAATGTTTATCAATGTCAGGGCGCTCTTCCCGATCTACTTTGACAGGTATGAAATACTTGTTCAGAAGTTTGGCAGTTTTTTCGTCACGAAATGATTCCTCTTCCATCACATGGCACCAGTGGCAGGAACTGTAGCCGATAGAGAGAAAAACAGGTTTGTGCTCGTCACGTGCTTTCTTGAAAGCTTCTTCACCCCAGGGGTACCAGTCTACAGGGTTGTCGGCGTGTTGTTGAAGATAGGGGGAGTGTTCATTCTTGAGATGATTGGCCATTTTGTCCTCGTTATTGATAAATGATTAATCCATTTTTGCTATTATTACACAGCTTATACACAAATAGTACAATAGAATACTATAATAATTCACCATAAAAGAGAGAAAATGCAGCATTTGATCAAAAAGTTACTTATTTTGAGTGTACTTTTTAGTGGTTTGGTATTTGGCGGTTTCAGTTCGGCACTGAAGAAAAACAAGTTTTTACAGCCAGAAGAGGCGTTTCATATCTCTGCGGTACAAAAAGACGATGTGATCGCAACGAAGATCACCCTGGCGGACAAGATACATATCTATAAAAATGATCTGAAGTACCGTATCGTCTCTCCCAAAAAGATAGACCTCAAACCCGCACTTCCCCCCGCACATGAGTTGGACGGTGACATGGTCTATGAAAAAGAACTTGTCGTTAATATCCCGGTAAAAGAGATCACCCGGAAGGTCAAAGGCGACTATACCCTCGAGATCGAGGTTGTCGGGTGTTCTGACAAAGGTATCTGTTATCAGCCATTCAGAAAATCTTTCACTTTCAAAGGCGCTAAAGCCGGATTCTTTGACAAGATCTCTTCATTGACACAGGAGGGGAACACCGCCAAGATCGCTGATGTTCTGGGAAGTGAGAGTTCTCTTTTTATCATTATTCTTTTCTTCATTTTCGGTCTGCTGCTGGCATTGACTCCCTGTGTATTCCCGATGATCCCTATCCTCTCATCTATTATTGTTTCCCAGGCAGGCAATGAAAAACCGAGTGTGGGGAAAGCTTTTTTTACCTCACTGGTCTATGTAGTTGCCATGGCACTGACCTACACGGTTGTCGGCGTGATCGCCGGACTTCTGGGAGCCGACATACAGACAGCCATGCAGAACCCCTGGGTACTGACAATCTTTGCTTTGATGTTCGTTGCTTTGGCATTCTCACTCTTCGGCTACTACGAAATAGGCCTCCCGGCCTCCTGGCAGTCCAAACTCTCTTCGATAAGTGATGAAGCCGGACAGAAGGGAGGTATTGTCGGTACAGCGGTCATGGGTCTGCTCTCCGCGCTCATCGTCGGACCATGCGTCGCTCCGCCGCTGGGCGGGGCTGTACTCTTCATCTCCCATACGGGTGATGCCCTGCTGGGCGGAACGGCACTTTTCGTCATGAGTATGGGAATGGGTATGCCGTTGCTGCTTGTGGGTATCGGTGCGGGTAAATTCATGCCGAAACCGGGTGGATGGATGACGGCCGTGTCGCAGGTGTTCGGTGTGATGATGCTGGGGCTGGGTATCTTTATGCTCTCACGTATTCTTCCCGACAGTATTACTTTGGTACTTTGGTCTCTACTTTTTATGGGTTCGGCGCTCTATATGGGTGTGTTCGATCCAAGCAGTGCCAAGAAAGGGATGAAAAAACTTATCCAGCTGCTGGCGGTCGTTTTCATGCTGTACGGTGCTTCTCTTTTTGTCGGTGCACTCAGCGGTGCCGACTCAATGTTGAGGCCTTTTGAGAAATTCACTGCGGGTGGCGGTACGGTCACCGCGGTTGTAAAAGAAGACAAATCAAGCCACCGTGGCTACAGCATCGACCGTCTTCTCAAAGAGGTGGCGGCATCGGACAAACCAGTGGTCGTCGATTTTGGGAAAGATTCCTGCACAGCCTGTAAAGAGCTCGAAGAGATCACATTTCCCAACCCCAAAGTACAGGAAGCATTGAAGAATTTCACCTTCATCAAGGTGGACCTGACGGACAATACCGAGGATGACAAAGCACTGCTTAAAAAGTTTGAACTCTTTGGTACACCCAACATCATCTTTTTTGACAAAGACAACGAATATATGCCGGAGAAGAGCCTGACAGGTTTCATAGAACCGGAAAAGTTTGCCGAGCATTTGGATCAGATAGCGAAATAGATCTGATCTTTGGCTATAATGGTATCTATAGAAACTTTATGCGTATAGCATAAAACAAAAAAATGAACGGAATAACCCATGACAGAAACAAAAATCCAGAATGAACATATAAAAATAGGTGAGGTCAATACCCTCAAGATAGAACGTGATACCGACTTCGGGTATTATCTTGCTGCCAAAGACTATGAAGAGGTACTGCTCCCCAATGTCTACATCATGGAAGATGAGATGCCTATGGGCTCGCTTCTGGATGTCTTTGTCTACACGGACAGCGAGGACCGTCCCGTAGCGACGACGAAGATGCCGTATGCGAAACTGGGCGAGTACGGTTACTTTACCGTAGTAGACTATAAGCCCTACGGTGCCTTTGTCAACTGGGGGCTCCCCAAAGACCTCTTTGTACCGCTCTCCCAGCAGAAAGAACATTTTCATATCGGTAAGAAATATCTGCTGCGTGTCTGCCTCGATGCGCAGACCGGACGGCTTTACGGAACACAGAAGATCGGCAAGTATTTCAACCGTGAAATGAAAGGGCTGCATCAAAACAAAGTGCTTGATGCTATTGTCCTGGCCCAGACACCGCTTGGCTATAAGGTGATCGCTGACAACCAGTATGAAGGGATGCTCTTTTCCAATGAGATCTTTGAGCCCGTGAAAGTGGGAGACCGTAAAAAAGTCTATATCAAGACCGTCCGCAAAGACGGAAAGCTTGACCTCTCATTGCAGCCCATAGGCAAACAGGCAAAGATAGGTGAAGCCGAAGGAAGTATTTTAGAACTTCTTAAAGAGGCGGATGGTGAGCTTCCTTTTACCTATAAGAGTGATGCAGAAGAGATAAAAAAAATGTTCGGCTTGAGCAAGAAGAACTTCAAACGTACGTTGACCGCTTTGATAGAAGCCAAAAAGATCGTTCTGCTTGAAGACAGTATCAAATTAGTGTAGGCGTCACAATGAGATCGGTTTTTATAACATTTATATTACTGAACAGCTTCCTTTTTGCTCTGTCGGGAGAAGAAGTGTTCAAGCAGAAGTGCGCTTCCTGCCACCAATACTATGTTCCCCAGAACAAAATCATAGCCAATGCAAAACATGACAACAAAGACTTGAACCTTGCAGCGCCCACGCTGACAGAGATGTCGTTCATGATCAAAGACCAGGTCGGTGACCGTGCGCTTGATGCGGAGGGGCAGAAATTCCAGATAGAGGAGTGGCTGACCGACTATCTGAATGCCCCGACCAAAGATAAAGGTGTCATACCTGATGAATTTACGCGTTTTTTCGAGGTGATGCCAAGTATGAAAGGGCAGCTTAACGAAGATGAGGTCGAAGCATTGACGGATTTCATCTATGTCTATTCCGAGAAAATGACTGTGGCCCACAGTGTGAAACGTTACAGTTATGAGGAAGCCAAAAAGATCGCCAAGGAGCAGAACAAGATCATTCTGATCGAAGGTTACATCTCTTTCTGCCGCGGATGTATACGCATGGACAGAGAAGTGATGGTAGAAGATAAGGTCAAGGAGGTGCTTAACAAAGATTTTGTTTTTGTCAAGAAAAACTTTCTGATCGAAAAACTGCCTTTGGGGATCAAACATCTGGGAACGCCTTCGTTCTATTTCATCAATTCGGATGGAGACAAGGTGATAGAAATGGTACAGGGTTTCGGTACTGCCGATGAATTCCTGGAATTGCTGAAAAATGTCAAAAAAATGGCGGAGAACCAGTGATCGATCTCCAGCAGGGTATAGGCTAAAGAATGAGAGCTATGATACATTTTGTATTCTTTTTGCTTCTGCCCCTGCTGCTTTTTGCCAACCCCTTCAAAGTGGCTTCCTATAATGTAGAGAATCTTTTTGATGCAGACTACCAGGGAACAGAGTATGCAGAGTATAT
This DNA window, taken from Sulfurovum lithotrophicum, encodes the following:
- a CDS encoding DUF1538 domain-containing protein, producing MKESLKIFAGDLKNSFMDLLPIIIVVALFQGAIIRAVPDNLLSIVIGLTIVAVGLALFIRGLELGIFPIGEGLAVDFARKGSIFWLLTFAFTIGFSTTVAEPALIAIANKAAMISHGLIDAFWLRMTVALSVGFAIALGVLRILLGHPISYYIIGGYILVVAITFFAPPEIIGLAYDSGGVTTSTVTVPLVAALGIGLASSIKGRNPAIDGFGLIAFASLTPMIFVQLYGILAYSSADPAAAVQTAVQTAAEHAPTIDHFVWSDLFFDLIGTIKDVAPIIAVIFFFQYVIIKKQVAHLHRIITGILMVILGLYAFIVGLEMGLFPIGETIAYQLTDMNNNLLIYLFAFLIGFSTTMAEPALLAIAIKAEEISEGNIKQNVLRMVVALGVAIGIGLGAYRIVAGDPIHYYIIAGYIFVIIFTYFAPNYIVPIAYDSGGVTTSTVTVPLVAALGLGLAENIEGRNPLIDGFGLIAFASLFPMLTVMGYGIHAEYYKKRLLAQEKSTEQEKK
- a CDS encoding thioredoxin domain-containing protein is translated as MANHLKNEHSPYLQQHADNPVDWYPWGEEAFKKARDEHKPVFLSIGYSSCHWCHVMEEESFRDEKTAKLLNKYFIPVKVDREERPDIDKHFQSVYQLMNGRPGGWPTSIFLTEELKPFYSATYIPDEPKYGMMSFSSLLEVIADKYKNEKQVLVNEADKILKHLNPQEKSIQATKLDESIMARVLKQAEQLFDSKEGGFNKAPKFPQASTLELLLNLYRITAEKEALNMAAQSLSSMARGGLRDLVEGGFCRYSTDNEWLVPHFEKMTYDNALLASVYLQAYHVTHNEFYREVAFETIDFMLSKMCENDLFYSASDADTEGQEGKYFVYTYEKALKSFSKAGIPEKAHAKLAKALHITPEGNFEGKNIVRVDDPAKIDIPYYEKAIEALQKRRDEKRVYPFIDTKVIVSWNAMMISTLFRAGRVEKKYLKQAKRSLEKLLDTMYINSQLFHSTLIGKEPKIQAFLEDYAYLGETLIEAYESTLDESHLVLATKLANNAIEKYYQHGKWKFSRGEFETDADIYDSSYPSSVATMTSVLHSLSSLVDTVYKKFVFKTLEIHSYDIMRQPISTPKMSLMAIRYLKDDIIIKAQTDALLPHISQLDEITYPFTFFKNDTNNGFMLCNSNSCFGHEKDFESIVKFLEKR
- a CDS encoding FMN-binding protein, producing the protein MKTLSILLCLFGFCWASPLSANIKVEQVAKSSFASVSDIEAKRIILTKEQHKQVQQRARAKVTTKVYRYYLFKSGGKTVGYGILISRKVRTKMATVLYGFTPAGTLKFSEIMAFGEPPEFIPNDTWMGQFKNKGRNAPLKMGKDIPTISGATLSARNISDGARIARALFEIASKK
- a CDS encoding FAD:protein FMN transferase; the protein is MIRTLLLFLLPLFLFAEKPMLTRMQMLMGTYATITLPKNSNQEISKTFELIGEIEHSLSTYNHTAMLYQLNVTHKVPYDSYLAEALRLSKHYYKDTDGYFDVTIGSISKNLYHFGEEKPLSPDKKALKNAPLNINSIHIGQAFITTDKNITLDLGGIGKGYAVDKAAAYLSERNITGGIMALSGDIRCIGTCEIYLQSPFTEETFAKVTSKVPDLSVSTSGTYRRYATKKSEHHLIDPKTASQGKAFVSVSLFTRANNSRIDAYATAVSVMPKAKALQFLKEHNEIGYVLVEPDGNIIDGNLEGLIRLKYNKPA
- a CDS encoding CBS domain-containing protein, which gives rise to MLVEAVMTPKEKLVIVSPMAPVREALNLMKKHSVRSVIVDKTKPDSAYGLVTFKNILQSIVAEDGDIDLLNVYDIASTPAFSVSAKLNVKYAARMMVKSSIKRLLVLDSNELQGILTMTDIIGILMETVEGQ
- a CDS encoding sensor histidine kinase, which gives rise to MRISKERDIVLTSYERRSLVRFLTLYLGSVFVLLAIIGYLFFENNKAAMQSATKFEMMYQSRMIFSRIVLEAMLHVNGGMKVRERDRFLKGLKHCRFDVGYYNEDGKAIYTEIPEPVDFTKDFYIENGQCYTVTRNESVHLGIKYIVLKEGALSAQIQALRIKIIGYLVLSFILMGVVGYFLGRLFLQPVREQIESLDRFIADTTHELNTPLSAILMTVQSLRGIDEKKRKRLEASAKRLSVMYSSLTYRLEGKVEPDEWLRLDKIIEARLEYVRDLTASKRLGVKIDLEPTLIHMNRQGAERLIDNLLSNAIKYSDAGDSVTITLKNNVLKVKDTGIGIDKEKQADIFKRFHRANEERGGFGIGLDIVLSICRKYRIKLELDSKKGEGSTFILTFPSK